From Mycobacteriales bacterium, a single genomic window includes:
- a CDS encoding DUF3311 domain-containing protein has translation MARSLAVGFIPFVGMLVGIPFVNSDREVIGVPLLGLWILAWVIVTPLFLLAAHRLLPEQEREESTR, from the coding sequence ATGGCCAGATCGTTGGCAGTCGGCTTCATACCGTTCGTGGGGATGCTGGTCGGTATCCCGTTCGTCAACAGCGACCGCGAGGTCATCGGCGTCCCGCTGCTCGGGCTGTGGATCCTCGCCTGGGTGATCGTCACCCCGCTCTTCCTGCTCGCTGCGCACCGGTTGCTTCCCGAGCAGGAGCGGGAGGAGTCGACCCGATGA